The proteins below are encoded in one region of Clostridium pasteurianum DSM 525 = ATCC 6013:
- a CDS encoding sugar phosphate isomerase/epimerase family protein: MYIGLLTVSLGSIPLKEKAKWASEQGFKSLEIACWPASNSRDYSSCDIDVDNFTQKEAEEIKEYFREYGLTISSLAYYDNNLDHDINKRNKINNHFKKCVDAAVLLGVPAVGTFIGRDIDKTIEENLDEFQVVFSDLVKYAEDRGIKVIIENCAMPGWQIKGIPGTISYSPELWREIFKRVPNKNFGLNYDPSHLHSMLMDYISPIKEFKDRIFHTHAKDAEVFEDRLKAYGVYNKQLNFSFEDSGYWRYRMPGLGQIDWKNFVNELREIGYDDVISIEHEDPLYEGSEEKVKKGLSLGIEYLKKLV, encoded by the coding sequence ATGTATATTGGTTTGTTAACAGTAAGTCTTGGAAGTATACCACTTAAGGAGAAAGCAAAATGGGCAAGTGAACAAGGATTTAAGTCACTTGAAATTGCCTGCTGGCCAGCATCTAATAGCAGAGACTATTCAAGCTGTGACATAGACGTAGACAATTTTACTCAAAAAGAAGCTGAGGAAATCAAGGAATATTTTAGAGAATATGGGCTGACAATTTCTTCACTAGCTTACTATGATAACAATTTAGATCATGACATAAATAAAAGAAATAAGATAAATAATCATTTTAAAAAATGTGTTGATGCTGCAGTGCTGCTTGGAGTTCCAGCAGTGGGAACTTTTATTGGAAGAGATATAGATAAAACTATAGAGGAAAACCTTGATGAATTTCAGGTAGTGTTTAGTGATTTAGTTAAGTATGCTGAGGATAGGGGAATAAAAGTAATAATTGAAAACTGCGCAATGCCTGGCTGGCAAATTAAAGGAATACCAGGAACCATATCTTATTCACCTGAACTATGGCGAGAAATATTTAAAAGAGTTCCAAATAAGAACTTTGGGTTAAATTATGATCCATCTCATCTACATTCAATGCTTATGGATTATATCAGTCCCATTAAAGAATTTAAGGATAGAATATTCCATACTCATGCAAAGGATGCTGAAGTGTTTGAAGACAGATTAAAAGCCTATGGTGTATATAATAAACAGCTAAATTTTAGCTTTGAAGATTCTGGCTACTGGAGATATAGAATGCCGGGTCTTGGACAGATTGATTGGAAGAACTTTGTAAATGAATTAAGAGAAATAGGTTACGATGATGTCATAAGTATTGAACATGAAGATCCACTTTATGAAGGCAGCGAAGAAAAGGTGAAGAAAGGTTTATCTTTGGGGATAGAATATCTCAAAAAATTGGTATGA
- a CDS encoding FUSC family protein, translating into MEQKLNGMKKVCYTWCKRGITTLPFVILGMIMFVVGNMIGGAANAIIAVGLVLYAGTMIKSRLSIKSYLRSYLVMFISGMLGTFASMNYVSCILLNFVAMFVFIYVFEDEILPKNYFIVGGMFILAQMIPYKFSMIPERLMTFAFSFAMVSLFIFIIKQKVKIPTSDRFVIQGFRELSKQLWEFKEDNATGRNHKELSKLSVDFSKEIYNDVAKQYGVLNEGQTYLFHVMLCLEQIEQIANQSRFYYKSEDAVYFRELGVIFSNAAENNNEKDNFKILSEKLMDFLETHHLQHMKLEEEFKIIIERLADELSYCKKLHSKKIDSAKGIDFKLNQLKKHFSLQSCRGRFALKAAILNGISFTISYKLPFSRSFWLPLLVYMITCEFHHEETKSALNRVGGTAVGLLVFLSITEFIPNRIRLVLVLFVSIWMLLSSSSQFISMVFATQIAIVSMMPFQMSMWRALGIRLVIVIASALMVWIIGKVLLRTEKHHALSYRKRELMESYQNIADELEKVLLKAENSQYVNELLLEVQLTTDSIQGLAQDQQVIDKEPIDNIILPSCRAFRIEIIHVFMIFHFYDIPDSERDHFLSEIGVLKSILHSIKSRNYSEIKKEDDGRTLNNIDLHLSDSIRHIKQMAQGINLLKVSHKNLS; encoded by the coding sequence TTGGAACAGAAATTGAACGGAATGAAAAAAGTGTGTTACACATGGTGCAAACGAGGGATTACAACTTTACCCTTTGTGATATTGGGAATGATTATGTTTGTAGTAGGTAATATGATTGGCGGAGCTGCAAATGCCATTATTGCTGTTGGATTGGTACTTTATGCAGGTACTATGATAAAATCTCGTTTGTCCATAAAATCATATTTGAGAAGTTATCTGGTTATGTTTATTTCAGGCATGCTTGGCACATTTGCCAGTATGAACTATGTATCCTGCATATTACTGAATTTTGTTGCTATGTTTGTATTTATATATGTATTTGAAGATGAAATTTTGCCTAAAAATTACTTTATCGTTGGAGGTATGTTTATCTTGGCGCAGATGATACCATACAAGTTCTCCATGATACCAGAGCGACTTATGACATTTGCCTTTAGTTTTGCAATGGTAAGTCTTTTTATATTTATAATAAAACAGAAGGTGAAAATTCCAACTAGCGATCGATTTGTTATACAGGGCTTTAGAGAACTTTCTAAGCAGCTTTGGGAATTTAAGGAGGACAATGCCACAGGGAGAAATCACAAGGAACTGTCTAAATTGTCGGTTGATTTTTCAAAGGAGATTTATAATGATGTAGCTAAGCAGTATGGTGTCTTAAATGAAGGTCAGACTTATTTGTTTCATGTGATGCTTTGCCTGGAACAGATTGAGCAGATTGCAAATCAGTCTAGATTTTATTACAAAAGCGAAGATGCAGTGTACTTTAGAGAATTGGGCGTAATATTTTCAAATGCAGCAGAAAATAATAATGAAAAAGATAATTTTAAGATTCTTTCAGAAAAACTGATGGATTTTTTGGAAACACACCACTTACAGCATATGAAGCTTGAAGAAGAGTTTAAAATCATAATAGAGCGTCTTGCAGATGAATTGTCTTACTGCAAGAAACTCCACAGTAAAAAAATAGATTCTGCAAAAGGAATAGACTTTAAATTGAACCAATTGAAAAAACATTTTAGCTTGCAATCTTGCAGGGGAAGATTCGCATTAAAGGCGGCTATTCTAAATGGCATAAGCTTTACAATTTCTTATAAGCTTCCCTTTTCCAGAAGTTTTTGGTTACCACTACTTGTTTATATGATTACTTGCGAGTTTCACCATGAGGAAACCAAAAGTGCATTGAATCGTGTGGGAGGAACAGCTGTGGGACTACTTGTATTCCTATCCATCACAGAATTTATTCCAAACCGTATCCGCCTTGTTTTGGTTTTATTTGTCAGTATATGGATGCTTTTGTCTAGTAGCAGCCAGTTTATAAGTATGGTGTTTGCAACTCAGATAGCAATTGTTAGTATGATGCCCTTTCAAATGAGTATGTGGAGAGCTCTGGGTATACGTCTGGTCATCGTAATTGCTTCCGCATTAATGGTATGGATTATCGGTAAAGTTCTGCTGCGGACTGAAAAGCACCATGCGCTAAGCTATAGGAAAAGAGAACTAATGGAAAGTTATCAGAATATAGCTGATGAATTGGAAAAAGTACTTTTAAAAGCTGAGAACAGTCAGTATGTTAATGAACTTCTGCTGGAGGTACAGCTTACCACTGATAGTATTCAAGGCCTTGCACAGGATCAACAGGTTATTGACAAGGAACCCATTGACAATATCATTCTTCCTAGCTGCAGGGCATTTCGCATAGAAATAATCCATGTATTTATGATATTCCATTTTTATGATATTCCAGATAGTGAAAGAGATCATTTTCTATCAGAGATTGGCGTTTTAAAAAGCATACTGCACTCAATCAAATCCCGCAATTATTCCGAAATTAAAAAGGAAGACGATGGTAGAACCTTGAATAACATCGATTTACATTTAAGCGATTCTATTAGACATATTAAGCAGATGGCTCAAGGAATTAATTTATTGAAAGTAAGCCATAAAAACTTGTCCTAA
- a CDS encoding flavodoxin family protein, with protein sequence MKAIAVNGSPRKEWNTATLLKRTLDGAKSVGAETEMINLYNLNYKGCISCFACKRKDSKFVGHCAVRDDLTEVLEKVITSDVLLLGSPIYLGNVTGEMSSFLERLIFMNISYSKEDYSNFQGKINAGFIYTMNVPQIAVDASGYQYIFDMHKRYMQLLNGTNESLIVTDTYQFDDYNKYDASRYDEQHKAQIKAEQFPIDCEKAFQMGKRLATYCKI encoded by the coding sequence ATGAAAGCGATAGCTGTTAATGGAAGTCCGCGAAAGGAGTGGAATACAGCCACCTTATTAAAGCGGACGTTAGATGGAGCAAAATCTGTGGGAGCAGAAACCGAGATGATAAATCTTTACAATTTAAATTATAAGGGATGTATCAGCTGTTTTGCCTGTAAACGAAAAGACAGTAAGTTCGTTGGTCACTGTGCTGTGCGTGATGATCTCACAGAGGTACTGGAGAAAGTAATCACCAGCGACGTACTGCTGCTAGGCTCACCAATCTATCTAGGCAATGTGACAGGGGAAATGAGCTCATTTTTAGAGCGTCTTATATTCATGAATATTTCGTATAGCAAGGAAGATTATAGCAATTTCCAGGGAAAAATAAATGCGGGCTTTATTTATACAATGAATGTGCCTCAAATAGCTGTAGATGCATCTGGCTATCAATATATATTTGATATGCATAAAAGATATATGCAGTTGCTCAATGGCACAAATGAATCTTTAATTGTTACAGATACCTATCAGTTTGACGATTATAACAAATATGACGCTTCTAGATATGATGAGCAACACAAAGCACAAATAAAAGCGGAACAATTTCCTATAGATTGTGAAAAAGCTTTCCAAATGGGAAAAAGATTAGCAACTTATTGTAAAATATAA